ATGATAATCAAGCCGAAGGATTGATACAAACGTCTCTTGTATCAGTCTTTTTATCCCCAACACAATAATCATTATTACTAAAAAACTCGAATACTAAAAGTGAACTATAAACTGGATACTCATTTTTGAACCATATCATGAGTTAAAATCTCATTTTTTGTTTCAAATCACAGGCATCAAAGGTTTGGTCATAGATGGGAACGCACAAAATAATAATGTTAGATCAATGTGATCAACGCCTTACGGCATCAAAGGTTTGGTCATTTACCCAGACTGTTTAATTTAGCAAGTTTTAACTGAGGTGATCAACGCCTTACGGCATCAAAGGTTTGGTCATAACTCCAGGAAGATGTGAATCCAAATGCCGCACCAGTGATCAACGCCTTACGGCATCAAAGGTTTGGTCATCACAGGACTTAGTGGAAATTGTCCGCAATACCCTGAGTGATCAACGCCTTACGGCATCAAAGGTTTGGTCATGGTATTAGCGATACTCTTTATCTTCCGCGATATTCGTGATCAACGCCTTACGGCATCAAAGGTTTGGTCATTCATTTCGCCGCGCCCCACCATTCTTCCGATGGGCTGTGATCAACGCCTTACGGCATCAAAGGTTTGGTCATCAAAGAATCCTATAAATTAATTTAGCGCAGAGTGTTGGTGATCAACGCCTTACGGCATCAAAGGTTTGGTCATTTCATTAGAAGGGGGGAGCCTCAAACAATACTTTCTGTGATCAACGCCTTACGGCATCAAAGGTTTGGTCATAGAAGGCGACCAGCAAAAAATAGTGAAACTTCCCAAGTGATCAACGCCTTACGGCATCAAAGGTTTGGTCATGTCCAGGGTGGTGCAGCCATGAAACCAGTAATACTGTGATCAACGCCTTACGGCATCAAAGGTTTGGTCATATGAATTTTTTAAAATAATCCCAGCTTCTAGTATCGTGATCAACGCCTTACGGCATCAAAGGTTTGGTCATGCGACAATAGTTAAATTCATCTACAAATAAATAAGTGATCAACGCCTTACGGCATCAAAGGTTTGGTCATACTAGAGATGCTGCTGCAATCCGTGAAAGATTATGTGATCAACGCCTTACGGCATCAAAGGTTTGGTCATTGCAAACGTAAGAAAAAGGTGGATGGTTCACAGAGGTGATCAACGCCTTACGGCATCAAAGGTTTGGTCATGGGGTAGGCACAGCAACCTTATATCCTGCCATCTCGTGATCAACGCCTTACGGCATCAAAGGTTTGGTCATAGATGGCATTATGTCTGCTGTTGGCTTTTAGGAGAGTGATCAACGCCTTACGGCATCAAAGGTTTGGTCATATTCCCTACTGTAAGTTTTGATGTTCAACCTGAGTTGTGATCAACGCCTTACGGCATCAAAGGTTTGGTCATTTTTCTTAACTTCATAAAGTGCGGCAAGTTGTTGACGTGATCAACGCCTTACGGCATCAAAGGTTTGGTCATACTATGATCCCTCTGTGTGTTTGTATCCCTACTCTATGTGATCAACGCCTTACGGCATCAAAGGTTTGGTCATATACGTATTCAACAATTAAAATTCCGGGTTTACCTGTGATCAACGCCTTACGGCATCAAAGGTTTGGTCATTTCTTTTTAAATCAGGTGAATCAACATCAGCAAAATGTGATCAACGCCTTACGGCATCAAAGGTTTGGTCATAGCGATGGCTGAAACCGTTATCAGGACACCGCCCATTTGCTATTTTGCAAGCATATGGCTGAAAAATGCAACAAAGCGGTTCATTTTTTACCAAAATTGAAATTTCACAGTTTCCGCCTAAGCTTAAGAAGCTTACCTGAACTAGCTTTTGACCTTACGAAAGAAAATACAAGCACCTCCTACAAACCCAAAAAGCTCCAAATCAAAGCACAGTAAGCTTTTGCTAGTTGTTTGCTGCGATTACAGGCTTCACAAACAGAGATCCATGTATTTTTAGACAATCTTGTAAGTTTGTTCTTGATCTGACCAAGCACCAGGACGATTGTAAGCTGGAATAGAATTAACGCATTGATTTGACAGACGAATTAATAACAAACTATCTTCTGGCGCTAAAATTTTCTCCAGTTCCCAACGTAATTTCTCTCGTGTTCGCATAGTTAACCAAGAGCGAAAAATAGAGTATTGCATCCTTTCGCCGTATCCTTGGAGTAAGTTGTAAGCCTTCCGCCAACGTTTAGAATCACGGATGTCGTAGCAAATTAAGTAACAGTGTTGTGCTTCACCCATTGTTACACCTCACCGCAATATTAATTGCCCAAATAAACCACCTTCACCAGACCATTCTTTTTCCAGTAGTCTTACCTCTAACTCGAATAAACGGCGATAGGTCAGAGAGTAACCAGTAACGGGATGTTTCCAAGTTTCTTGTTTACGAGACTCATATAACTCAACAAATTTACGTCGCCCAAGTTCACTTAGCCAAACCTGCTTACCTCGAACCTCAAAATCTGCTTTGACATCCCATTGACCCCGATTAACTGAAGCCATCACTGTCATATCTACTAAAGGCACTCGAAAGATTTCTAGTAAATCCAATGCTAGAGGTGCAGCTTGAGAACGCGGCTGGTGGTAAAAACCTAAAGCAGGCTCTAAACCAACAGTTAAAATCGCGTTCATAACATCTTTGAGTAGCAAGGCATAACCAAAACTCAGCATTGCATTGAATCGGTCTAGCGGTGGACGGCGATTTCTACCAGCAAAATGCAATTGGGTGGCAACTTCTTTGGAAATCAAATCGGGTAAAGCGCCGAAATATAAAGCCGCAAGGTTGCCTTCAAATCCTAATAGTGACTCTAGAGATTTCGCTTGCGGAACCTGTTTGAGTACACTTTTCATTTGAGCGATCGCCTTGTCTAATTTATCTGTTTTGGATTTCCCCCTCGTACCTCGCATTAAAAACTTGCGTTGCCCTTGACCACGACAGATTACGAGTTTACGTGCTAACTCTAAACAAGTCTCAGAATTACTCAATGCGGCATACTGACGAATCCGTCGTTGAATACTGCCTTGTCTGGAATCGAAACTACCAAGGTAACGACCACCACCAGAAATAAAATGCACTCCTATTTCTTGAACAGCGCAAAAATGAAGTGCTTGGGTAGAAATTTGTGAAAAACTGTGTAAAACTAGCTGCCCAACCTGATGAGCCGGAATTGTTTCAACAGGTTGATTGCGACGAGTAATTTTGATTTGCTCTCCGGTTCGACCAACTGATGTTCCTGGTTCTAAAACATGAATTACTTGCCGCTCGTCATCTTCAGGAAACAAGCGAATAGGTTGCCACTCTTTATTATGGGCAAGCCGCGCTTCTTCTGGTAAACAGACGGGAGCTAGAGAACAACGAGCGCACAATCGCTCATTATCAATTACAGGCGGCCGATAAGTCGATTTTCTCAGATTACGTGCTTGTTGAATTGCCTCTCGGACTGTTGCGCGTCCTGCATCATCCAGTGGCACATGAACGACGACATTATCAGTGTGATAGCGGATGCGTCCTTCCTTAACTGTGATTTCATGCGCGGATTCTAACAGGTAAGCGTAAGCGAGAATTTGTAGGCGATCGCTCTCCCAAGCCTGGGGCTGATTGTTCTCATCTCGGTAACAACGGCCGCGTTTGTGTTCGTAGGGGATTGTTTGACCGTCACGGGTGCGGAGGGCATCAAGCCGACCACGCAAACCCAGTTCTCCGCTTTCGAGAAATAGCTCCTCCCATTCCTCATCTTCTTGTTTTTCAAGTTCGGTGTGCAGTCTGCGTCCAGCAAACACGGCTGCATCCTGGGTGTAAAGTTCCTCAACTTCTTCAAGGTAAAACAGGCGAGGACAGTAGGCAAGAGCGTGAAGGGCAGATACGCGGATGGTTTCTGCTTTAGTAAGTTCTGAACGGTCTAAAGTTTGCATTTTTGATGTCTTCAGGATGAATATCAACAATTAAACGCCTTGCGACATCAAAGGTAGAAATTGATCGTACTACATTAACTTCCTTGATTATCTAAAGTTTGAAATTTCCGCCCAAATAAACTTAATAGTGCCTAAACGACTATGCTTAACACCTAACGGCATCTTAGGAAATACAGCCTAATTTGTTTTAATAATAGTCCAAGCAGACTCAGGTGGATAACTCTGGTTAGAAGTTTCCAGCATTAAGTATCTCTGCCAACGAGTACCTTTTGAACCAACATGATCCACCCAGTAAGGTAAAGTTAGTAATCCATCTTCATCTTTGACTAACCATTGCAACGATTCACCTTGGTAATTCTCAGGCAAGATATTAATAGAATTAACTAAATCTCGACTTTCTCCTAAACAAATACCTCCAAAACGGTTAATGGCAGCAGGATCATTAAATGCAATCTTCAAGCGTTGTGGTAGTGCTGGTTGGGAATTATCTTCTCCAATATCTACCCAAGCAATAAATCGTATATCAGTTAATAATTCCTGATAATCGGGTCTAGCATTACTTGCATCGTGAATATCTTTTTTCTTGAAGCGTCGAAAGGTGCGGATGACAGTAGATTTTTGAGGTTGGGAAAGCATAGCGATCGCTAAACGAGTTCCACAATGCTTGTATCTATCCATCTCTCCTATTATAGAAAGTAACATTCCATAAACCGTAGATGGTGGAGGTACTGGGTAAGTTTCCGCGTACTCCCTTGCGCGAGATTGACGAAAACTTGCAATAGGAATCTCTACTTCCAAAGCTAAAATTTTTTCAGATGTTTTCATCATCGAATCAACTCCAATTGAGGTAGTTGTAAATCTCTAACGATGACTTCTTTCATGCTTTGTATAGCTAGTTTAATTCCAGGAAAAACATTTACACCTAATTGCTTTAATTCTTTTATTTCATCATATTCTGTTATTTCACCAGCTATCCACAACTCTTGTGGTTCAATATCTTGATTTCGGACTTTTCTAATCAATTCTTTAATTGAAACTTCTGTATCGTTTTCTTCGTAACAATAAAGAATGCGAGGAGAAAAATCATGAGTCCATCGTAAAACTAAACTTTCAGGAGAAAAATCGTAAAGAAAGCGGGAATGATTTCCTGCTACTTCTCCCAAAGAGCTTAAACCATCTAAAACTGCTATTATACGAGATTTGTCCTTTAAGCGTTCTGGAGTTAATGCAAATCCATATTGATAACGAGTAGCATGAACTTCTGTACCATAAAGTGAAGTTCGTCCCTTTTTACCACTAGCAGAATTAAAGGTTAAATCACCGCTAAAAGGGGTTGTAGAGACAGCACGAGTTACTTCTAAAACTCCTCGTTTAGCTGTTGTTGTACCCTTGGGAGCTTTTTTACCTTTTTGTTTAGGTTCATCTGAAGCTTCTACTTTTGCACCTTCCGCACGCATGAATCCTAAAACATCATCATCAATAAACGTGATATCATCAAAGTTTTCATTTTGCCAAATATTATCATTGATATCATCGTCCCAACGACGATTGACTTGATAGTCATTACCAGCAGTTTGCCAGTAGTAACGCAAAGCCCAACGAATTGCTTCAGAAGATACTGTTGTATGTACTTCTCCCTTCCACAAAATTTTCTGTAGAGTGGTTATATTACCTTCATTCTCCCCACGGTTATTAGCAGCAGTACCGTATCCAGTTAATATGTTACCAAACAAATGAAACGACATTGTTCAAGCTCCTTAATAAAATATAAAAAGTCAAAAGCCTAATTTACTTAAGATATTAAATGCCAATATCTATTAAATCTTCATCTACTTGTTCTTCATCAGTATCGTTTGTAGTACCCTTACCTTTATAACTAGCTAATGCTAGTAAAGCTAAATCTCTTGATTTCTTCCAGTTTTTCTCATTCATGACAAATTCCATTAGTTCCTCCCAATGTTCTTGTAAAGTTGGTATTTTTCCGGCGCGTGACCAAAAATCAGTAATAAATTCTCGAAATGTATCCGAGTTTTTACATCGACCTAATCCAGTCCTGATACGTACTGTTTCTCGCTCAAAGTTCGGAACTTCTCTTCGTCTATTTGCTTGTTCAGAAATTTGTCCATATGTGAACTTAATTGCTTCGTGGCAAGCTTTAACAAACAGTTTCTCGCGCTCATCTGATTTAACTTTTTGAATCACTTGATATAGCCCTCCTCTTTCGTAAGTCAATTGTTTAAATAATTCATTACTGTTCACTTTGTCTGAAATACTAGAATACCAAGGTTGGTTTCTGGCCAGATTTTCAGCAATTAATTCTCTAGCAAAGCTAGTTACTACAAAACCACCATTTTTACTTTCTACAGTTTTATCTCTTAGCCAATCATTACAAATTTGATAGTTTTGGCATATCTCTTGACTAGCTTCAACCAGATACATATCAGTTCTAGTTTTCTGCTGGGTAGCCCAAGCAACAGTTCCTAAAGTAAAAACTTGGCAGCGTGATACAGCAAAACCTTTAGCAACATTGATTGTAGATTCTAAAGTTAAAAACTTTAGCCCTGCATCACCTAAGCTAGAAGCATGAAAATCTTTATAAGTTGCATATCTTAAATGTTGATTTTGACGATATTGAGCATATTTAGCTAAATCTATAATTTCTGGAACTACAAGTGCATATTGTGCGCGTTTATCTCGCAATTTTGAGCGAAGAATGTAGTAATAACAAGCGACAGGAGCAAATAACAAGACAAAGGCATTTTCTGGAGGTTCTTCAAAGCTTGTATCAGAACTAAAAGCAACATGACGCACTACTGCACCAGGGCTTAACCATCCAGCAATGCTGATGGATTTTGTCAACAAATTTCCATTTTTATCACAAAGGTTATCAGCAAAATCTTGATAAGCATAGCTTTGTAAGCTTTTATATGTAACCTGAATCTCTCTGTCGCCTTCGCCTAATGATAAAGATTCGGTTTTAGTCCCGGTTGATTTATGAGTGCTAGTGTGTTGTAAAAAAGTACCCAAGATCCCTTGATGTACAATTACTTGAGCATCTTTACGCATAGTTTGTGAATCTAAACCGCGAAGGGCGATTAATCCATCATTTATTTGAAATGATTCTTTTAATAACCATTCCAAAACAGTTTTATCATTTCCTTCCCAGTCTAAAATGACTTTGCGATCACTAAGTTGCCAATGTAGACCTTCTGGACAAACCGCATTCTCTTTGCCTAATTGATTTAAAGTCATCCATAAGCCTGCTAAACCAGCGCAATGCAACAAAGTAAAACTGGAATTACTTAAATCAAACTCTAATTTCACTGTTCTGCCCCTACCTCTTCACTGTAACTAATGATGCCTGCTGGAGTAACAGGATAAAAACCTTTACGCGGCCATTCCCAATATTTGTATCTGGCATCAATTCTGATTGGTACTGACCAAGCTTGTGCTTCCTTTAGAAACAATTTCATTCGAGATTCATTTAAACCTTGTTTGAGTAATTCTTGTTGGTGTTGTTCGGCAATAGCCCAGATTGAGGTTTCATCCTCTCCCAATAGCACGGTAATCGTGTAACCACCTTCACGTAAAAAATCTGGGCGATTACACCAGTTATCTTCAAGCCAGCTTGATCTGACTTGCTCAACTTCCTCAACATTAAGGCTAGCCGCTACTTGTGCTAAGTCTCGTTGAGAAATACCTGTTTTATGGGAAAATTCTTGAATTAATTGCTCCCCTGTAGAAAGCTCTGCTTTATCATAGGGTTGCTTATTATGCCAAGGGTAAATAATTGCCAACTTTGAACCTTGTTCGGGTCTAGCCATCCTACGGTTTAATCTTCCCATGCGTTGAATTAAAGACGCGGCGGGAGCCATTGCAGATATAAGTAAATCTGCACTTAAATCCAGAGACATTTCACAGACTTGTGTAGTGATAGCCAAGACTGGTTCATTTGTTTGAAAAGCATCAATGACTGCTTGATGCTTTTTAAGCCTATCTTTATAGCGATAACGACTGTGATAGATTAATGGTTTAATGTCTAATTCTGGTAAATTCTCAGTAAGCTTAACTTTTGCTGTGCGGTAGATATCAATACAGCTTTTTACAGAATTAGTCACCCATAAAACTTTCTGCTTATTTGAGAGAGCTTCAATTGTAGGTTGCCAAATTTCCTGTAATTCATCAAAGTTAATGACTTCACGAATATATTTAATGTCATAGCGCTTCAGTTCCTCTAGTTCCTTTGGGCCTTCGATGGGTTCATCTAATGCTTCCCCTTCTTCTGCAAGGACTTGACGGATAGCTTCTAATTGTTCGGGAGTAAAACTAGCGCTCATTAAGAGTATAGGCGCACCACGAAACGCTTTGATAAATTTCAATAATGTACCAAAAAGCCGGGAATCGTATGCGTGAACTTCATCAAATACAAAAGCTGATTGAGCGATCGCTGCCCAAGAGTAAAGTGGTTTACGATTATTTTGAATAATTCCTAATACAGAATCAACTGTACAAACAATTAATTTTTTTCGCCATGCTTGAAAGGCCATGAGCCGAGCATTAATACCCTCAGAATCATCCGATTCCCCAGAAAATAGTAGCTCTCGATCCAAATCAGCACGGGAGTGCATCAAGGTTGCTTCAATCTCTGTACCATCTACATAGTCAATATATCCTTGAGAAGCTGTACCTGTAGTTGGATAGGAAAAAAATAATTTACGTCCAACAGCCCATTTTTTACCCCAAGCATAAGCACCAATTGTTTTACCTGTTCCACAACCTGCTTTAACAACTGTTACTCGACGCTCCGACTTAGCAATTGACTCTTGAAATGGGCGTAATTTCTGACCTTTTAGCCGTTGGTTAACTAATTTCTGGAAATCCTCTTTTGAAAGTTGCAAGGTTAATACCTGTTCAATCCATACTTTAAAGTCTTCCTCAGCTAAAGGTAATGCAGAACCAGCTAAATCTGCTGCAATTACTGTTGCCTTTACCGCAGCAATAAATTTTTGTTGCTCCCAGTCTAGTTGCGATTCAAATTTAATAAATTCACTGCGTAGATTTATTAAAGCTTTTTGTAACTCTTGTTTAGACCATATTTCTTGAGGTACTTTCGGTAGTTCTTTAGGTAATCCTAAAGTTTGATGACCCATTTTCAAGACCGCTTGGAAATCTGAATGATGAGTATATATTTTTAATTCATCTCCTGTACCTGAAAGAATTTCGGCTATAAATTCGGCAACTTGATTATTTCCATTGACACCTATTTTAAGATGATGTCCTATTGCTGCCCAAATCGCAATCATTAAATCGGCATTTTGACATTGTTCTAGCCATTCTCTAAATGTCACTACCTGTAAGGCTAAAATACCGCTAATGACTTCATGACGCAGCATTTGCCTGTTTGAATGATCGTTTGATAGTTTTAATAAATCTTTGCGGAACTTAAGGTATTTTTGATCTAATGTTTTAGGATTAATGGTTTTTAAATAAACCATCTCTTGAAAATGTTGATTTGCTTTACCCCAATCATGCAAATATGCACCTAATTTAACTGTTTTTGCAAAGTAATCCAGACTAACATTTTTTAGCCCTAACTGTTGAAGGATAGATTGACCCAACTTATCAACCAAAATATCGGCGGCTTGCATGACAAAGCTAATATGACCTGTATACTTGGCAGAACCCCGTGCTTTATCGTTGTTTTTCTCCTCCATTGAAAAGGATTTAGCTAATAACACCTTAAACATTTCCACCTCCACCGCTAGGTTGGAAGTATCCACAACCAAGGTGTCTTTTGCCACCAATACCCAATTGTTGTAATTTTATAGAATCCTCATCATTTAATCCTGAAATCTCCGTAGTAAAACCTACAATGGTATACCGTTTAACTTTAAGTGTTTTCCGATATGGTTCACCGTTTTTATCTGTAGGGATATAAATCTCGCCTGATATCCCTAAGCTGTTAAGTTGACGTTGTGCGGCTAATAAAAATGATTTTGGTTCGCTATATCCTTTAATAACAACAATTCTAGACTTGAGCTTTTTAGCTGGTTGAAGCATAAAGATTTGTGGAATACCAATCTGAATTTCATGTATTCCTATACGAATAGACTTTCCTGCTAGTTGATAAATTAAGGAAATTTGAGGAATTTGTACGCGAACCCTAAAACAAGATTTCTCAGTCAGAAGTATCTTTCCTTGCTTATCTGGAAAACCAGGAATTGTCAAAATGCTCATGTATTTTTGCTGTCGTAGCTCTGGAATAAGGTGAATGCACGCAGCATAAAGCCCATAGTTATGATCCGCAGGAAGATACTTTCCTCTAACTGGAAAAGTTAGTTCAACAAAAGGCTCAAGCTCATTACCTGCATCTTGAGATGCAAAAAAATTCACAGATGCAACCATTTTAGGATGCTCCTAAATCATAAAAATATTCAATCTTTTCAAAACCTTGCGGCATCTAAGGTAGTAAACCGATAATACGTAATCTTTTGAGAAGTACTCTTGTTAAGTGGTAGTTTTTTCAGACTTGTTTAAGACCTTAAAACATCTGAATTAATTAATGAATAACAAAATTTTAATTTTATGTCAAGTAATTTACACTTTTATGCTCAACGCCTATCGGCATCATAGGTTCGGAGCAGATCGGGTTATCTTAGTCCCAACTGCTCTATAACACTGATAACTATCCAGCCTTAAGACCGTAAAAGTGATCAACGCCTTACGGCATCTTAGGTTAAGGTGAATATCCATATTATTACCATAAAAACTTTCTATAAGCTTGGTACAATCATCTGTCAGAGAAATAATTTATCTTCCTTAAGATTTAACTATTTTAAATATTATGAAGTGTGTAAGCTTACTGAATGTGATTAACGCCTAGTGGCATCAAAGGTTTAGTCAGGGTTGTAGTACGGTTTCTGTAATAATCGCTGCTGGGTGATCAACGCCTACTGGCATCAAAGGTTTGGTCAGTTCATGAGCGATCGCATCCAACGCATCCAGTTGATAGTGATCAACGCCTACTGGCATCAAAGGTTTGGTCAGATCAGTATTCTGTAGTGTCGTTCTATCTAGACCCTAGTGATCAACGCCTACTGGCATCAAAGGTTTGGTCAGCCCATAAAAAAATGCTCTATATTGCCTTGTAACAGGGTGATCAACGCCTAGTGGCATCAAAGGTTTGGTCAGGACTTGAAACCAGTTATGCGATCGCCATCTGCCCAGTGATCAACGCCTAGTGGCATCAAAGGTTTGGTCAGTTTATAGCGTGGCGCACCTCGTAACACCATGACTCGTGATCAACGCCCAGTGGCATCAAAGGTTTGGTCATGTCTGAGAAAGGATAAAACTCAACGCCTTGCCCCTCGTGATCAACGCCTAGTGGCAATCAGAGGTTAAACAGCCAAGTTTACCAAAAAGAACTTACCAGCCTAGATATGTGATCAACGCCTAGTGGCAATCAGAGGTTAAACAGGTTTACCTAGTGGCAACTCTCTAAAAAAACTGATGTGATCAACGCCTAGTGGCAATCAGAGGTTAAACAGACTTTGACGGTGAAGTAATTGTTGACGATTAGGAATGTGATCAACGCCTAGTGGCAATCAGAGGTTAAACAGAGCGGTTACTGAAATACATATTAGAACTGCCTTCAAACTCGATATTATAAGCATCTTGCTTCAAACAGCAATACATGAGCTACATTTGTATCTAAGTCTTAACTTTAAGAATAGCTATTGATTCTGAAATTCCTGTATTATATATGCTCCAGCCCTCCAAACAAAAATGCAAGCACCTTCAGACAACTTGAAACCTTTGAAAAGCATTTCTAGCAAAGATTTCATGGCATTTTTCCTTCTTTTTGAGCTTTCACATTGACAGATCCATGCAAAATAGAGTCTCGCTTGTTATGAACTAAGATTTTTACTTGTAATTCTAATTAGAAAACGCAAAGCTTCGTTAACTGCTTCTGAAGTCGGAAACATCTGATAAACATCAGGTTCTAGAACAACAGCCACTCTTTCAACTTTTGTATAATCATTACCTTGTTTACCATTCAATCTCTGATTTAGCTCTGGGCTATCTTCAGCTAAGGATGATTGCAAAGGTAAAGTATTTAATTGGTTAACAAGTGCCTCCCAACTATTGGCTTTTAAGTTAAAGTGAGCCTTGGCATCTCGTAACGTTTTATATTTCTGCTTGAGGATTTCGACTGTGTAGCTTTGCCTTTGAGACATATCAGTTTCGTTGTTAAGGTCTTCCTCAACCATCTCGACTACTTCATTGATCAGCCGTTCATGATTTTCACTAATTTGGGCAGCAGCTCCTAAAATTCGTGAAGTCGCTTGTATTTGCACTTGGCTTTCATGTTTGAGGCGGTCTGCAATGTTACGGATTTGATCTCCCAGCTTGGTCTTGCCTTCGCTAGGATTAGTTGATAATAGTTTTTTACCCATGAGATTTTATTATTCTGAAAGTATTTCTTTGATTGCCAGCCAAATGCGTTTAAACTTCTGCACCAAGCCTATAGGACTATTTGTTGTTTCTTCTTCCACTGAATCAACTAAAGACTGAATCCGATCTAAACGTTCAGCGACAACGTAGAGGTTATTGACTGCCTCATCCTTACTGGACATAGATTCACGTAACAGAACAACCATATCAGCAATTTCACGCTTCAGCCGTTCATTTTCAGCTTTGCGACGGGTTTCCCATCCTTTAATACTAGCTTTGGAACGTCGCTCATACTTGAGTTCTGCTTTTGCCTCACTATATAAAGTTAAATACCTTTCTAGCTCGGAGTTAGCTTGCTCATATTTGGTGAGTAACTCGGTGTTTCTGGCTTGTTCCTCGTTGTACAAGCAAAGCGTTTGTTGATAATTTTGTTGTTCACTAACGTATAACTGATAGTTTTGGGCAGCAAGTTCTTCTAATTGAGTTAACTTGACTTGATAAGTTTGAATCTCTTGTTGAACATGAACTAGTTGAGTTGTAGCTACTTCATTTTCTTGAGCTTTTTGCTGCC
Above is a window of Nostoc sp. MS1 DNA encoding:
- the cas7i gene encoding type I-B CRISPR-associated protein Cas7/Cst2/DevR codes for the protein MSFHLFGNILTGYGTAANNRGENEGNITTLQKILWKGEVHTTVSSEAIRWALRYYWQTAGNDYQVNRRWDDDINDNIWQNENFDDITFIDDDVLGFMRAEGAKVEASDEPKQKGKKAPKGTTTAKRGVLEVTRAVSTTPFSGDLTFNSASGKKGRTSLYGTEVHATRYQYGFALTPERLKDKSRIIAVLDGLSSLGEVAGNHSRFLYDFSPESLVLRWTHDFSPRILYCYEENDTEVSIKELIRKVRNQDIEPQELWIAGEITEYDEIKELKQLGVNVFPGIKLAIQSMKEVIVRDLQLPQLELIR
- a CDS encoding type I-MYXAN CRISPR-associated endonuclease Cas4/Cas1; translation: MQTLDRSELTKAETIRVSALHALAYCPRLFYLEEVEELYTQDAAVFAGRRLHTELEKQEDEEWEELFLESGELGLRGRLDALRTRDGQTIPYEHKRGRCYRDENNQPQAWESDRLQILAYAYLLESAHEITVKEGRIRYHTDNVVVHVPLDDAGRATVREAIQQARNLRKSTYRPPVIDNERLCARCSLAPVCLPEEARLAHNKEWQPIRLFPEDDERQVIHVLEPGTSVGRTGEQIKITRRNQPVETIPAHQVGQLVLHSFSQISTQALHFCAVQEIGVHFISGGGRYLGSFDSRQGSIQRRIRQYAALSNSETCLELARKLVICRGQGQRKFLMRGTRGKSKTDKLDKAIAQMKSVLKQVPQAKSLESLLGFEGNLAALYFGALPDLISKEVATQLHFAGRNRRPPLDRFNAMLSFGYALLLKDVMNAILTVGLEPALGFYHQPRSQAAPLALDLLEIFRVPLVDMTVMASVNRGQWDVKADFEVRGKQVWLSELGRRKFVELYESRKQETWKHPVTGYSLTYRRLFELEVRLLEKEWSGEGGLFGQLILR
- the cas3 gene encoding CRISPR-associated helicase Cas3': MAKDTLVVDTSNLAVEVEMFKVLLAKSFSMEEKNNDKARGSAKYTGHISFVMQAADILVDKLGQSILQQLGLKNVSLDYFAKTVKLGAYLHDWGKANQHFQEMVYLKTINPKTLDQKYLKFRKDLLKLSNDHSNRQMLRHEVISGILALQVVTFREWLEQCQNADLMIAIWAAIGHHLKIGVNGNNQVAEFIAEILSGTGDELKIYTHHSDFQAVLKMGHQTLGLPKELPKVPQEIWSKQELQKALINLRSEFIKFESQLDWEQQKFIAAVKATVIAADLAGSALPLAEEDFKVWIEQVLTLQLSKEDFQKLVNQRLKGQKLRPFQESIAKSERRVTVVKAGCGTGKTIGAYAWGKKWAVGRKLFFSYPTTGTASQGYIDYVDGTEIEATLMHSRADLDRELLFSGESDDSEGINARLMAFQAWRKKLIVCTVDSVLGIIQNNRKPLYSWAAIAQSAFVFDEVHAYDSRLFGTLLKFIKAFRGAPILLMSASFTPEQLEAIRQVLAEEGEALDEPIEGPKELEELKRYDIKYIREVINFDELQEIWQPTIEALSNKQKVLWVTNSVKSCIDIYRTAKVKLTENLPELDIKPLIYHSRYRYKDRLKKHQAVIDAFQTNEPVLAITTQVCEMSLDLSADLLISAMAPAASLIQRMGRLNRRMARPEQGSKLAIIYPWHNKQPYDKAELSTGEQLIQEFSHKTGISQRDLAQVAASLNVEEVEQVRSSWLEDNWCNRPDFLREGGYTITVLLGEDETSIWAIAEQHQQELLKQGLNESRMKLFLKEAQAWSVPIRIDARYKYWEWPRKGFYPVTPAGIISYSEEVGAEQ
- the cas5 gene encoding type I-MYXAN CRISPR-associated protein Cas5/Cmx5/DevS, whose amino-acid sequence is MMKTSEKILALEVEIPIASFRQSRAREYAETYPVPPPSTVYGMLLSIIGEMDRYKHCGTRLAIAMLSQPQKSTVIRTFRRFKKKDIHDASNARPDYQELLTDIRFIAWVDIGEDNSQPALPQRLKIAFNDPAAINRFGGICLGESRDLVNSINILPENYQGESLQWLVKDEDGLLTLPYWVDHVGSKGTRWQRYLMLETSNQSYPPESAWTIIKTN
- the cas2 gene encoding CRISPR-associated endonuclease Cas2 — protein: MGEAQHCYLICYDIRDSKRWRKAYNLLQGYGERMQYSIFRSWLTMRTREKLRWELEKILAPEDSLLLIRLSNQCVNSIPAYNRPGAWSDQEQTYKIV
- the cas8a1 gene encoding type I-MYXAN CRISPR-associated Cas8a1/Cmx1, with amino-acid sequence MKLEFDLSNSSFTLLHCAGLAGLWMTLNQLGKENAVCPEGLHWQLSDRKVILDWEGNDKTVLEWLLKESFQINDGLIALRGLDSQTMRKDAQVIVHQGILGTFLQHTSTHKSTGTKTESLSLGEGDREIQVTYKSLQSYAYQDFADNLCDKNGNLLTKSISIAGWLSPGAVVRHVAFSSDTSFEEPPENAFVLLFAPVACYYYILRSKLRDKRAQYALVVPEIIDLAKYAQYRQNQHLRYATYKDFHASSLGDAGLKFLTLESTINVAKGFAVSRCQVFTLGTVAWATQQKTRTDMYLVEASQEICQNYQICNDWLRDKTVESKNGGFVVTSFARELIAENLARNQPWYSSISDKVNSNELFKQLTYERGGLYQVIQKVKSDEREKLFVKACHEAIKFTYGQISEQANRRREVPNFERETVRIRTGLGRCKNSDTFREFITDFWSRAGKIPTLQEHWEELMEFVMNEKNWKKSRDLALLALASYKGKGTTNDTDEEQVDEDLIDIGI